In the genome of Pseudomonas bubulae, one region contains:
- a CDS encoding helix-turn-helix transcriptional regulator, with translation MDLQIIKRNGEPEYAVLSWESYQALLKAAGVQEPVAEPDKDLQPPAPEQVHPGLDQLRHLRENKGLALEVLARTVGISPSYLGMIETGERLPDLAIRRSLAWELGIAGWREAS, from the coding sequence ATGGATCTTCAAATCATCAAGCGTAATGGTGAGCCTGAATACGCCGTTCTTTCATGGGAGAGTTATCAGGCACTGCTCAAGGCTGCTGGAGTCCAGGAGCCAGTTGCCGAGCCTGACAAGGATCTGCAGCCACCGGCACCCGAGCAGGTGCACCCCGGACTCGATCAGTTGCGTCACTTGCGCGAGAACAAGGGCCTGGCCCTTGAGGTGCTGGCACGCACGGTAGGCATTAGTCCGTCATATCTGGGAATGATCGAAACCGGCGAGCGTCTGCCAGACCTCGCTATCCGTCGCAGCTTGGCCTGGGAGCTTGGTATCGCAGGCTGGAGGGAAGCATCATGA
- a CDS encoding FKBP-type peptidyl-prolyl cis-trans isomerase has product MKQHRLAAAVALVSLVLAGCDSQTSVELKTPAQKASYGIGLNMGKSLAQEGMDDLDSKAVAQGIEDAVGKKEQKLKDDELIEAFAALQKRAEERLTKMSEEASAAGKKFLEENGKKAGVVTTASGLQYEVIKKADGPQPKATDVVTVHYEGKLIDGKVFDSSVERGSPIDLPVSGVIPGWVEGLQLMHVGEKYKLYIPSELAYGAQSPSPAIPANSVLVFDLELLGIKDPAKPAQDAAQ; this is encoded by the coding sequence ATGAAACAGCATCGGTTGGCGGCAGCTGTGGCCCTGGTAAGCCTGGTACTGGCGGGTTGTGATTCGCAGACCAGCGTAGAGCTGAAAACTCCGGCGCAAAAAGCCTCGTACGGCATTGGCCTGAACATGGGCAAGAGCCTGGCTCAAGAAGGCATGGATGATCTGGATTCCAAGGCCGTAGCCCAGGGCATCGAAGATGCCGTCGGCAAAAAAGAGCAAAAGCTCAAGGATGACGAACTGATCGAAGCGTTCGCAGCCCTGCAAAAACGTGCCGAAGAACGTCTGACCAAAATGAGTGAAGAAGCCTCTGCGGCAGGCAAAAAATTCCTCGAAGAAAATGGCAAGAAGGCCGGTGTTGTCACTACCGCTTCCGGCTTGCAGTACGAAGTTATCAAGAAAGCCGATGGCCCTCAGCCAAAAGCTACCGACGTAGTCACTGTTCACTACGAAGGCAAACTGATCGACGGCAAGGTGTTCGACAGCTCGGTTGAGCGCGGCAGCCCGATTGATCTGCCGGTTAGCGGCGTGATCCCGGGTTGGGTTGAAGGCCTGCAACTGATGCACGTTGGCGAGAAGTACAAGCTGTATATCCCTAGCGAACTGGCTTACGGCGCGCAAAGCCCGAGCCCGGCTATCCCGGCCAATTCGGTGCTGGTATTCGACCTGGAGCTGCTGGGCATCAAAGACCCTGCAAAACCGGCACAAGACGCTGCCCAGTAA
- a CDS encoding di-heme-cytochrome C peroxidase encodes MRLFYRVLLGLLVAVAMGLGLVIYFVANPKLPAYQPVQQLHYLDQWSPAERQTYYYTPQGTQVKGLHYDWFSALELPFSKQPFAAPEYLARFGFLVDPKQQASAANPGNLPVGFTRHQNPGSNVEYLDITCAACHTGELRFKGQAVRIDGAPAQHVLPSSVPTLRGGSFGQALVASLAATYYNPWKFERFARTVLGDQYDAQHQQLRKDFKASLDTFLGVAWNDTHRGLYPTLEGPGRTDAFGRIANASFGDAISPDNYRVANAPVDYPHLWDMWTFDWVQWNGSAKQPMARNIGEALGVGATLNFFDKHGQPLQGDARYPSSVRVNDLHLIEETLQKLKPPVWPEALFGKIDRPLAAKGRTLFSENCAGCHVPPEVEENGRMVKQLKLLPVEVIGTDPNTANNIADNRYDLSALQWDAEELARMNVDLYPRTDAPLDMSKLSVAKGLAYVTAFVEKRAYHDANIGREEQDRLNGFGLPIGVLEVRAYKARPLDGIWATAPFLHNGSVPTVYQLLSPQAERDQTFYRGSFEYDPRHLGYRTEAFDGGFVLDTRISGNHNSGHEFRAGPRGNGVIGRLLQPEERWALLEYLKVLGGPLEQELPQP; translated from the coding sequence GTGCGTCTGTTTTACCGTGTTCTGCTGGGGCTGCTGGTGGCTGTAGCCATGGGCCTTGGCCTGGTGATCTATTTTGTCGCCAATCCAAAACTGCCAGCCTACCAGCCTGTGCAGCAACTGCACTACCTGGATCAGTGGAGTCCTGCTGAGCGCCAGACCTACTACTACACCCCCCAGGGCACTCAGGTTAAAGGCCTGCATTACGACTGGTTCAGCGCCCTGGAGCTGCCGTTTTCCAAACAACCCTTCGCGGCCCCCGAGTACCTGGCGCGCTTCGGCTTTCTGGTGGACCCCAAGCAGCAGGCCAGTGCTGCCAACCCGGGTAACCTGCCAGTAGGCTTTACCCGCCACCAGAACCCCGGCAGCAACGTGGAGTATCTGGATATCACCTGCGCGGCCTGCCACACCGGCGAATTGCGTTTCAAAGGCCAGGCGGTGCGCATTGACGGGGCTCCGGCACAGCATGTGCTGCCATCGAGCGTGCCAACCCTGCGCGGCGGCAGCTTCGGCCAGGCGCTGGTCGCCAGCCTCGCAGCGACCTACTACAACCCGTGGAAATTCGAACGATTCGCCCGCACCGTACTGGGCGATCAATATGATGCGCAGCACCAGCAACTGCGCAAGGACTTCAAGGCATCGCTGGACACCTTCCTTGGCGTGGCCTGGAACGATACCCATCGCGGCCTTTATCCGACACTCGAAGGCCCGGGCCGTACCGATGCCTTCGGCCGGATCGCCAACGCCAGTTTCGGCGACGCGATTTCCCCCGACAACTATCGCGTGGCCAATGCCCCGGTAGACTATCCGCATCTGTGGGACATGTGGACCTTCGACTGGGTGCAGTGGAACGGGTCAGCCAAGCAGCCGATGGCACGCAACATCGGTGAGGCGCTTGGCGTGGGCGCGACCCTGAACTTTTTCGACAAACATGGCCAACCCCTGCAGGGCGATGCCCGTTATCCGTCCAGTGTTCGCGTCAACGATCTGCACCTGATCGAAGAAACCCTGCAAAAGCTCAAACCACCGGTCTGGCCTGAAGCGCTGTTCGGTAAAATTGACCGCCCACTGGCGGCCAAGGGTCGAACCCTGTTCAGCGAAAACTGCGCCGGTTGCCATGTACCGCCTGAAGTCGAAGAAAACGGGCGGATGGTCAAGCAACTCAAGTTGCTGCCTGTGGAAGTGATCGGTACCGACCCCAATACCGCCAATAATATCGCCGACAACCGCTACGACCTCAGTGCGCTGCAATGGGACGCAGAGGAGCTGGCCAGGATGAACGTCGACCTGTACCCCAGGACCGACGCACCTCTGGACATGAGCAAGCTGTCTGTGGCCAAGGGCCTGGCCTATGTCACCGCCTTTGTTGAAAAGCGTGCCTATCACGATGCCAATATCGGCCGCGAAGAACAGGATCGCCTCAACGGCTTTGGCTTGCCGATCGGCGTATTGGAGGTGCGTGCCTACAAGGCGCGGCCGCTGGACGGGATCTGGGCCACAGCACCCTTCCTGCACAATGGTTCGGTGCCTACGGTGTACCAATTGCTCTCGCCTCAGGCCGAGCGTGATCAGACCTTTTATCGCGGCAGTTTTGAATATGACCCGCGCCACCTGGGCTATCGCACCGAGGCCTTTGACGGCGGTTTTGTACTCGATACCCGCATCAGCGGCAACCACAACAGCGGTCACGAGTTCCGCGCCGGCCCTCGCGGCAACGGGGTCATCGGGCGCCTGCTGCAACCCGAAGAACGCTGGGCATTGCTGGAGTACCTGAAAGTGCTCGGCGGCCCTCTCGAGCAGGAATTGCCACAGCCATGA
- a CDS encoding catalase family protein — protein MLTTFWLRLGKWLGKLLLLLVALGLLGWALASGWYAWQHRGPVSAREQIPDGEAAMTRDTIQTAIRIVDQHRENTRYLRDAHAKAHGCVKAEVEVLADLDPALRQGVFATPGKTWQAVMRLSNGNAYPQFDSIRDARGMAIKLQDVPGTQLMPGQQGRTEQDFVMFNHPNFFVSDVAEYRQNIGAQADGKKVLAFFPSWDPRSWQVRHLFIALATLAPAPASPTQTTYFSVSPYKFGTANAKYRVAPDPDSCPAYSLPKQNEALPNFLRNALNQQLSTDRVPACFVLQIQRQDANRFMPIEDTSIEWKESDAPFETVARVKVPAQDFDTPGQNLACDNLSFSPWHGIEEHRPIGGINRLRKAVYDAVSDYRHARNAEQQ, from the coding sequence ATGCTGACCACTTTCTGGCTTCGACTCGGCAAATGGCTGGGCAAGCTGCTTTTACTGCTCGTTGCCCTGGGCTTGCTCGGTTGGGCGCTGGCCTCCGGCTGGTACGCCTGGCAACATCGCGGGCCGGTTTCGGCGCGCGAGCAGATCCCGGACGGTGAAGCCGCCATGACCCGGGACACCATCCAGACCGCAATCCGCATCGTCGACCAGCACCGCGAAAACACCCGCTACTTGCGCGATGCCCATGCCAAGGCCCACGGCTGCGTCAAGGCCGAAGTCGAGGTACTAGCCGACCTCGACCCGGCGCTGCGCCAGGGTGTGTTTGCCACGCCGGGCAAAACCTGGCAAGCGGTGATGCGCCTGTCCAATGGCAACGCCTACCCACAATTCGACAGCATTCGCGATGCCCGCGGCATGGCCATCAAGTTGCAGGACGTGCCCGGCACTCAACTGATGCCAGGCCAGCAAGGGCGCACCGAGCAGGACTTTGTGATGTTCAACCATCCCAATTTCTTTGTCAGCGATGTCGCTGAATACCGCCAGAACATCGGCGCGCAGGCTGATGGCAAAAAGGTCCTGGCGTTTTTCCCGTCCTGGGACCCGCGCAGCTGGCAAGTGCGCCATCTGTTTATCGCCCTGGCTACCCTGGCGCCTGCCCCGGCCAGCCCGACACAAACGACATATTTTTCTGTGTCGCCCTACAAGTTCGGCACAGCCAATGCCAAGTACCGCGTAGCCCCTGACCCCGACAGTTGCCCGGCTTACAGCCTGCCCAAGCAGAATGAGGCGCTGCCCAATTTTTTGCGTAACGCCTTGAATCAGCAACTGTCAACGGATCGGGTGCCCGCCTGCTTTGTACTGCAGATCCAGCGTCAGGACGCCAATCGTTTTATGCCGATCGAAGACACCAGCATCGAGTGGAAAGAATCGGACGCGCCCTTTGAAACCGTCGCACGGGTCAAGGTGCCAGCTCAGGACTTTGACACACCAGGCCAGAATCTGGCTTGTGACAACCTGTCGTTCAGCCCATGGCATGGCATTGAGGAACACCGGCCGATTGGCGGGATCAACCGCCTGCGCAAGGCGGTGTATGACGCGGTCAGCGACTACCGCCACGCACGCAACGCCGAGCAGCAATAA